A genome region from Hymenobacter tibetensis includes the following:
- a CDS encoding S9 family peptidase codes for MRTPPIATPKPKQITSPHGTRTDNYYWLNERENPEVIDYLSAENAYFEQEMAPVKELQAELFTEIKSRIKEQDESVPYHDNGYYYYVRYEAGGEYPIYCRKKGSLEAPEEVLLDANEMGQGQAYFQIGGFQVSNDNQLLAFSVDTVGRRMYTLRLKNLATGELYPEQILNTGGEAVWAADNQTVFYSKQDENTLLTYQIYRHQLGTDPAADVLVYEEEDNTFHIGVGRSKSRQYIFVQMGSTMSSEMRYLEATNPAGEFQVFLSREADHLYEIEHFEDSFYVLSNADAPNFRLLKTPVSNTSKAAWQEIIPHRPDVFLENMELFHDYLVLGERQEGLLQLRVIQWKDKQEHYLNFGEPTYTAAISINPEFDTHVLRYGYSSLTTPTSTYDYNMRTRTKTLLKEQAVLGEFKKENYVTERLYATAQDGTRIPMSIVYKKGFQKDGTAPVLQYAYGSYGISIDPSFSAARLSLLDRGFAYVICHIRGGQELGRQWYENGKKLNKKNTFTDFTDCSAFLIKEQYTSPTTLFAAGGSAGGLLMGAVINMHPEYYKGVVAAVPFVDVVTTMLDDTIPLTTGEYDEWGNPNQREYYDYMLSYSPYDQVKAQAYPNLLVTTGLHDSQVQYFEPAKWVAKLRATKTDNNLVLLHTDMEAGHGGASGRFKSIHDAARQFSFMLLLLK; via the coding sequence ATGCGCACTCCCCCCATTGCCACGCCCAAACCCAAGCAGATCACCTCGCCTCACGGCACTCGCACCGACAACTATTATTGGCTAAATGAGCGCGAGAACCCAGAGGTAATCGACTATTTGAGCGCTGAGAATGCCTATTTCGAGCAGGAAATGGCCCCGGTGAAAGAGCTACAGGCTGAGCTGTTCACGGAAATCAAGAGCCGCATCAAGGAACAGGACGAGTCGGTACCGTACCACGACAACGGCTACTACTACTATGTGCGCTACGAAGCTGGCGGCGAGTACCCTATTTATTGCCGGAAAAAAGGCAGCTTAGAGGCTCCCGAAGAAGTATTGCTCGATGCCAACGAAATGGGGCAGGGCCAAGCCTACTTCCAGATTGGCGGGTTCCAGGTAAGCAACGACAACCAACTCCTAGCTTTCAGTGTGGATACGGTGGGCCGCCGCATGTACACGCTGCGCCTCAAGAACCTGGCAACGGGCGAACTGTACCCCGAGCAAATACTTAATACCGGGGGGGAAGCCGTGTGGGCCGCTGATAATCAAACCGTGTTCTACTCCAAGCAAGACGAAAACACGCTCCTGACCTACCAGATTTACCGCCACCAACTCGGCACCGATCCGGCTGCCGATGTGCTGGTGTACGAGGAAGAAGACAACACCTTCCATATCGGGGTGGGGCGCTCGAAGTCACGGCAATACATTTTCGTGCAGATGGGGAGCACCATGTCGTCGGAGATGCGCTACCTGGAGGCCACCAACCCAGCGGGCGAGTTCCAGGTGTTCTTGTCCCGGGAAGCCGACCATCTGTATGAAATCGAGCACTTCGAGGATAGCTTCTACGTGCTGTCCAATGCGGACGCGCCTAATTTTCGGCTGCTCAAAACGCCGGTTTCAAACACCAGCAAGGCAGCCTGGCAGGAGATAATCCCGCACCGTCCTGATGTGTTTCTGGAAAACATGGAGCTGTTCCACGACTATCTGGTGCTAGGTGAGCGGCAAGAGGGCTTGCTGCAATTGCGCGTGATACAGTGGAAAGACAAGCAGGAGCACTACCTCAACTTCGGTGAGCCCACGTACACGGCGGCCATCAGCATCAACCCGGAGTTCGACACGCACGTGCTGCGCTATGGGTATTCGTCACTCACTACACCAACGAGCACCTACGACTACAACATGCGTACCCGCACCAAAACCTTGCTGAAAGAGCAGGCCGTGTTGGGTGAGTTCAAGAAGGAAAATTACGTGACCGAGCGGCTATACGCCACCGCGCAAGACGGCACCCGTATTCCGATGTCCATCGTGTACAAGAAAGGCTTCCAGAAGGATGGCACCGCCCCTGTGCTGCAATACGCCTACGGTTCCTATGGTATTTCCATCGACCCAAGTTTCAGCGCGGCCCGGTTGAGCTTGCTGGATCGGGGCTTTGCCTACGTTATCTGCCACATCCGGGGCGGGCAGGAACTAGGTCGGCAGTGGTACGAAAACGGCAAAAAGCTAAACAAGAAAAACACCTTCACTGATTTCACTGATTGCTCGGCTTTCCTGATTAAGGAGCAGTACACGTCACCGACTACGCTGTTTGCAGCGGGCGGCTCCGCGGGCGGCTTGCTAATGGGCGCAGTCATAAATATGCACCCCGAGTACTACAAAGGCGTAGTAGCGGCCGTACCCTTCGTGGACGTAGTAACTACCATGCTAGACGATACGATTCCGTTGACCACCGGCGAGTATGATGAATGGGGCAACCCCAACCAGCGAGAGTACTACGACTATATGCTTTCGTATTCGCCTTATGACCAGGTCAAAGCTCAGGCCTACCCTAACCTGCTCGTCACCACGGGCCTGCATGATTCGCAGGTGCAGTACTTCGAGCCCGCTAAGTGGGTGGCCAAGCTACGCGCCACCAAAACCGACAACAACCTCGTGCTTCTCCACACCGACATGGAAGCGGGCCACGGCGGGGCCTCCGGCCGCTTCAAATCCATTCATGACGCTGCGCGGCAATTCTCTTTCATGCTGCTGTTGTTGAAATAA